Proteins found in one Silene latifolia isolate original U9 population unplaced genomic scaffold, ASM4854445v1 scaffold_20.1, whole genome shotgun sequence genomic segment:
- the LOC141638515 gene encoding protein P21-like, producing the protein MTNSKCLPIFYSLLVLILSTTTNAATFMVKNNCPYTVWAGAVPGGGQQMSSGDTWTVTANPGQTGARIWARTGCTSTGGNGLLCTTGDCGGVLQCTAYGTPPNTLAEYSLRQYNNQDFFDISLVDGFNVPMTFLPVSNGCTKGPTCTADVNAQCPSQLKTNAGCNNPCTVFKTDEYCCNSGSCGPTDYSKYFKGLCPTAYSYPKDDPSSTFTCPSGTNYAVTFCP; encoded by the coding sequence ATGACTAACTCGAAATGCCTCCCAATTTTCTATTCCCTACTTGTCCTCATACTCTCTACTACCACTAATGCGGCAACCTTTATGGTAAAAAATAATTGCCCTTACACTGTCTGGGCCGGGGCTGTCCCAGGCGGTGGCCAACAAATGAGCTCTGGTGACACATGGACCGTCACAGCCAATCCAGGCCAGACAGGTGCTCGCATTTGGGCTCGAACAGGTTGTACCTCAACCGGGGGCAATGGTCTCCTGTGTACCACCGGAGACTGCGGTGGGGTCCTACAGTGCACCGCATATGGTACACCCCCTAACACTTTAGCTGAGTACTCCCTCAGACAATACAACAACCAGGATTTCTTCGACATCTCGTTGGTTGACGGATTCAACGTCCCAATGACATTCTTACCCGTCTCTAATGGATGCACCAAAGGTCCCACATGTACTGCCGATGTCAATGCGCAATGCCCTAGTCAGCTTAAGACTAATGCAGGTTGTAACAACCCATGCACGGTGTTTAAGACGGATGAGTATTGTTGCAATTCCGGTAGCTGTGGACCCACCGATTACTCCAAGTATTTTAAGGGTTTGTGCCCTACTGCTTATAGTTACCCTAAGGATGATCCTTCAagtacttttacttgtcctaGTGGTACTAATTACGCGGTTACATTTTGCCCTTGA